The nucleotide window TAAAGTACCACGAGTGCTCTCTTCAACAAAATATGATTTTTTTAGGTTGTTGCCACTGATTTAATAGCCTATTTTACATACGCTATCCACCTTCTGGATTGGCAAGTTGAGGGAGGTTTTAAAAACATACGATGTCTTTTATACAACAAAAAAAGGCCCCGGAAATCCAAAGGGCCCAAACTCAGTTAATATTTAATTAACGTGTACTTCTTTTTTCCTCTTCTGATAATCGTAAATTGCCCTTCAATCCGATCATTTACATTAAGGACATAATTTGTATCTGTGATCTTCTCACCATTAACGGTAACAGCACCATTTGTTATGTCCTCACGTGCCTGCCTTTTAGATGAGGAAATTTTCGCTGAAACGAGCAAATCAACTAAATCACCCTCTGCTTCTTGTGCATGAAAGGAAGGAACATCCTTAAAGCCTTGTTTGATTTCCACAGCGGATAGATCTTTAACATTTCCGCTAAATAAAGCTTGCGAAATCTTAATCGCTTGCTGTAATGCTTCCTCACCATGAATTAATCGTGTCATCTCTTCTGCTAACGCCTTTTGAGCTTTACGAAGATGCGGTTCTTCCTCAACAGACATTCCTAATTCCTCAATTTCTTCATGTGATAAGAAAGTGAAAAATTTAAGGTATTTGACAACATCCGCATCAGCCGTATTAATCCAGAACTGGTAGAACTCGTAAGGTGTTGTCTTCTCTGGATCAAGCCAGACGGCGCCGCCTTCTGTCTTTCCAAACTTTGTCCCGTCTGCTTTCGTCACAAGCGGAATCGTTAAACCAAATGCTTTTGCGCCTTCAGGCTGCATTTTTCGAATTAATTCCAAGCCTGAGGTAATATTACCCCATTGATCACTGCCGCCAATTTGTAATTTACAATTATGATGTTCATACAAATGATTGAAATCCATCGCCTGTAAAATGGTGTAGGTAAATTCGGTAAAGGAAATACCTGTTTCAAGTCGGGAAGCAATAGTATCTTTTGCAAGCATGTAATTCACCCCAATATGCTTACCGATATCACGTAAAAACGAAACAATATCCATGGATCCTGCCCAATCATAGTTATTCACCATAACAGCGCCATTTTCACCCTCAAAATCAAAGATAGCTGCTAATTGCTTTTGGATGCCGGCAACATTTTCCTGCACCTTCTCTAAAGTTTGCAGATTTCTCTCTTCACTTTTTCCGCTAGGATCTCCAATTAAGCCTGTTGCACCACCAACTAATACAATCGGGCGATGACCATGTTGCTGAAATCTTCTCAACGTTAAAAATGGTACCAAGTGACCAATATGCAAGCTGTCTGCAGTTGGATCTGCACCGCAGTATAAAGAGATTTTCTGGTTACTTAAAACATCTTTTAGTCCTTCTTCATCTGACTGTTGGTAAATAATCCCTCTCCAAGCTAAATCCTCTAAAAAATTCATTCAAAATCCCTCCGTTAAAAAAATAAAAACGCCCCTGCAATCATGCAGGGACGTAAAATACGCGGTACCACCCAGCTTGAGGAACAAACTCCTCCAACTTAAAAAAGATAACGGTTTGACCGTTTTCCGCTACTCGCCATTGGTTTCACAGAAAAAGCTCAAGGAGGTAATTCATTCTTCTATATGTATCAGCTTTCACCACCGCTGACTCTCTACAAACAGGGATAGAAGAACTACAGTTGGTTCCCTTCACAGCTTCAAAATTATTTTTTTGTTATCATTTTTTTAACATATTTCCCCCCTTCTGTCAAATAGCAACTGGAAATTTCAGAAAAATGTAGAAGGTTGTC belongs to Neobacillus sp. OS1-2 and includes:
- the tyrS gene encoding tyrosine--tRNA ligase, whose product is MNFLEDLAWRGIIYQQSDEEGLKDVLSNQKISLYCGADPTADSLHIGHLVPFLTLRRFQQHGHRPIVLVGGATGLIGDPSGKSEERNLQTLEKVQENVAGIQKQLAAIFDFEGENGAVMVNNYDWAGSMDIVSFLRDIGKHIGVNYMLAKDTIASRLETGISFTEFTYTILQAMDFNHLYEHHNCKLQIGGSDQWGNITSGLELIRKMQPEGAKAFGLTIPLVTKADGTKFGKTEGGAVWLDPEKTTPYEFYQFWINTADADVVKYLKFFTFLSHEEIEELGMSVEEEPHLRKAQKALAEEMTRLIHGEEALQQAIKISQALFSGNVKDLSAVEIKQGFKDVPSFHAQEAEGDLVDLLVSAKISSSKRQAREDITNGAVTVNGEKITDTNYVLNVNDRIEGQFTIIRRGKKKYTLIKY